The following coding sequences lie in one Silurus meridionalis isolate SWU-2019-XX chromosome 19, ASM1480568v1, whole genome shotgun sequence genomic window:
- the fam83e gene encoding protein FAM83E isoform X2 codes for MMSNSQEQSLNENVVFLPARESNPDFFHSEVERNTLDSLLRDGPEAFYDKLKKHQLEPFLSPEEVKQISRWVEDHPVEVVENGDAGNESSSDVQGFSDEYFPEFSDTPAPCLELGWPEKFRWDGVDRAMVYTNPPVEQAPHIREVIRRLLQEATMLIAIAADRITDITVIRDLLSAASRGIIVYIILNRRPAQDNLTPNQLKHPNIIVRILGGKKFISKHRKMVVGELKENFVLVDLETVVVGSYSLTWTDAHLHRQLVTVLNGPVVELFDREFRILYAASLPVPDSWKAARPAELPKIEKTVFQPEPTSHKQTLLDCPPSPPPPTTDSPIDWNALGVFQKIGDSLEDQELPKFSEELPKIHRTGRDWHTEGPGSSLLDLHITEWPDESRFYRVATEPRHVADHQAMFWNTQRPERLPYGFLAERDDRPTMFRHRDFRMDRSHMEDFTPLSHAYRRESLPSLDRSWTENTILEEMPPGSAAAPVHQTPYCQRSSNRQLMASG; via the exons ATGATGTCCAACTCTCAGGAGCAAAGTTTGAATGAAAATGTGGTCTTCCTCCCAGCACGTGAGTCCAACCCGGATTTCTTCCATTCGGAAGTGGAACGCAACACACTGGATTCTCTGCTCAGAGATGGTCCTGAAGCTTTCTACGACAAACTGAAGAAACATCAACTCGAACCTTTTCTCTCCCCGGAGGAGGTAAAGCAGATTTCCAGATGGGTGGAGGATCATCCCGTGGAGGTCGTGGAAAACGGCGATGCTGGGAATGAGAGCAGCTCGGACGTGCAGGGTTTTTCAGATGAGTATTTCCCAGAGTTTTCAGACACGCCGGCTCCGTGTCTGGAACTCGGATGGCCAGAGAAGTTCAGATGGGATGGTGTGGACCGAGCCATGGTTTATACCAATCCTCCGGTGGAGCAGGCTCCTCACATCCGTGAAGTGATCAGGAGATTGCTGCAGGAAGCCACCATG CTGATTGCAATCGCGGCAGATAGAATCACAGACATCACCGTGATCAGGGATCTGCTTTCGGCTGCATCACGAGGCatcatcgtttacatcatcctGAACCGAAGACCTGCTCAAGACAACTTAACGCCCAATCAGCTCAAACATCCG AACATAATCGTTCGGATTCTGGGTGGAAAGAAGTTCATATCTAAACATAGGAAGATGGTGGTGGGAGAACTGAAGGAGAACTTTGTCCTGGTGGATCTGGAGACGGTTGTTGTGGGCAGCTACAG CCTGACCTGGACTGACGCTCATCTACACCGGCAGCTCGTCACTGTCCTGAATGGCCCTGTGGTGGAGCTTTTTGACAGGGAGTTCCGCATCCTTTACGCTGCCTCGCTACCTGTACCTGACTCCTGGAAAGCTGCCAGGCCCGCAGAACTTCCCAAGATCGAGAAAACAGTTTTCCAACCAGAACCAACTTCGCACAAACAAACGCTGCTTGACTGCCCTCCCAGCCCTCCACCACCTACCACTGACTCTCCTATAGACTGGAACGCTCTTGGGGTCTTCCAAAAGATTGGAGACTCTCTAGAAGACCAGGAATTGCCCAAGTTTTCTGAAGAACTGCCAAAGATTCACAGAACAGGACGAGACTGGCATACTGAGGGTCCTGGATCCAGTCTATTAGATCTTCATATCACTGAATGGCCAGATGAAAGCAG GTTTTATCGTGTTGCGACTGAGCCGAGGCATGTAGCAGATCATCAAGCAATGTTTTG GAACACGCAAAGACCAGAGAGGCTTCCTTATGGGTTTCTGGCAGAACGTGACGACAGACCCACCATGTTCAGGCACCGAGACTTCAGGATGGACAGAAGTCATATGGAAGACTTTACGCCCCTCTCACATGCTTATAGACGGGAGTCTCTACCAAGTCTGGACAGGAGCTGGACGGAAAATACGATCCTTGAGGAGATGCCACCAGGATCTGCTGCAGCTCCAGTCCATC AAACCCCTTATTGTCAGCGTTCCTCAAACCGACAGCTCATGGCATCTGGGTGA
- the emp3a gene encoding epithelial membrane protein 3 yields MACLLTFVTLLHLITLAMVFIATTEKSWWTVDKVEQADLWNKCIYDNNTDTFMCTTASGNDWLQSVQVLMVLSVILSSMSFVVFVCQLCLMSRRGLFYFSGLSQIFAGLTTFAAVLIYTCQRKEILQNPRENQGHFGYCYILAWVCVPLMLGSGILYVHLRKKTHTTA; encoded by the exons ATGGCGTGTCTGTTGACGTTCGTGACGCTGCTGCATTTAATCACGCTGGCCATGGTGTTCATTGCCACTACAGAGAAG TCTTGGTGGACGGTCGACAAGGTGGAGCAAGCGGATCTTTGGAACAAGTGCATCTACGACAACAACACAGACACGTTCATGTGCACTACTGCTTCCGGGAATG ATTGGTTGCAGTCGGTGCAGGTGCTCATGGTCCTGTCTGTGATCCTCTCCTCCATGTCCTTCGTTGTGTTCGTTTGTCAGCTCTGCTTAATGTCCAGAAGAGGTCTCTTTTACTTCAGCGGGCTTTCCCAAATCTTTGCAG GTCTGACGACGTTTGCAGCAGTACTGATTTACACTTGCCAAAGAAAAGAGATCCTACAGAACCCTCGGGAGAACCAGGGCCATTTCGGCTACTGCTACATCCTGGCCTGGGTGTGTGTTCCTCTGATGCTCGGTAGTGGGATTCTCTATGTGCACCTGCGcaagaaaacacacactacagcctgA
- the fam83e gene encoding protein FAM83E isoform X1, which produces MMSNSQEQSLNENVVFLPARESNPDFFHSEVERNTLDSLLRDGPEAFYDKLKKHQLEPFLSPEEVKQISRWVEDHPVEVVENGDAGNESSSDVQGFSDEYFPEFSDTPAPCLELGWPEKFRWDGVDRAMVYTNPPVEQAPHIREVIRRLLQEATMLIAIAADRITDITVIRDLLSAASRGIIVYIILNRRPAQDNLTPNQLKHPNIIVRILGGKKFISKHRKMVVGELKENFVLVDLETVVVGSYSLTWTDAHLHRQLVTVLNGPVVELFDREFRILYAASLPVPDSWKAARPAELPKIEKTVFQPEPTSHKQTLLDCPPSPPPPTTDSPIDWNALGVFQKIGDSLEDQELPKFSEELPKIHRTGRDWHTEGPGSSLLDLHITEWPDESRFYRVATEPRHVADHQAMFWNTQRPERLPYGFLAERDDRPTMFRHRDFRMDRSHMEDFTPLSHAYRRESLPSLDRSWTENTILEEMPPGSAAAPVHRKKPLIVSVPQTDSSWHLGEILKKNFDYSTNNLQTKMGNSIISKSSLDLSSPPTETLNRSQSQANLFESFPITPALALMKKRNDEVKSSLLRNPKNIQPAPRTSSFNLGFKRDGWKSAFFRGQNNEENN; this is translated from the exons ATGATGTCCAACTCTCAGGAGCAAAGTTTGAATGAAAATGTGGTCTTCCTCCCAGCACGTGAGTCCAACCCGGATTTCTTCCATTCGGAAGTGGAACGCAACACACTGGATTCTCTGCTCAGAGATGGTCCTGAAGCTTTCTACGACAAACTGAAGAAACATCAACTCGAACCTTTTCTCTCCCCGGAGGAGGTAAAGCAGATTTCCAGATGGGTGGAGGATCATCCCGTGGAGGTCGTGGAAAACGGCGATGCTGGGAATGAGAGCAGCTCGGACGTGCAGGGTTTTTCAGATGAGTATTTCCCAGAGTTTTCAGACACGCCGGCTCCGTGTCTGGAACTCGGATGGCCAGAGAAGTTCAGATGGGATGGTGTGGACCGAGCCATGGTTTATACCAATCCTCCGGTGGAGCAGGCTCCTCACATCCGTGAAGTGATCAGGAGATTGCTGCAGGAAGCCACCATG CTGATTGCAATCGCGGCAGATAGAATCACAGACATCACCGTGATCAGGGATCTGCTTTCGGCTGCATCACGAGGCatcatcgtttacatcatcctGAACCGAAGACCTGCTCAAGACAACTTAACGCCCAATCAGCTCAAACATCCG AACATAATCGTTCGGATTCTGGGTGGAAAGAAGTTCATATCTAAACATAGGAAGATGGTGGTGGGAGAACTGAAGGAGAACTTTGTCCTGGTGGATCTGGAGACGGTTGTTGTGGGCAGCTACAG CCTGACCTGGACTGACGCTCATCTACACCGGCAGCTCGTCACTGTCCTGAATGGCCCTGTGGTGGAGCTTTTTGACAGGGAGTTCCGCATCCTTTACGCTGCCTCGCTACCTGTACCTGACTCCTGGAAAGCTGCCAGGCCCGCAGAACTTCCCAAGATCGAGAAAACAGTTTTCCAACCAGAACCAACTTCGCACAAACAAACGCTGCTTGACTGCCCTCCCAGCCCTCCACCACCTACCACTGACTCTCCTATAGACTGGAACGCTCTTGGGGTCTTCCAAAAGATTGGAGACTCTCTAGAAGACCAGGAATTGCCCAAGTTTTCTGAAGAACTGCCAAAGATTCACAGAACAGGACGAGACTGGCATACTGAGGGTCCTGGATCCAGTCTATTAGATCTTCATATCACTGAATGGCCAGATGAAAGCAG GTTTTATCGTGTTGCGACTGAGCCGAGGCATGTAGCAGATCATCAAGCAATGTTTTG GAACACGCAAAGACCAGAGAGGCTTCCTTATGGGTTTCTGGCAGAACGTGACGACAGACCCACCATGTTCAGGCACCGAGACTTCAGGATGGACAGAAGTCATATGGAAGACTTTACGCCCCTCTCACATGCTTATAGACGGGAGTCTCTACCAAGTCTGGACAGGAGCTGGACGGAAAATACGATCCTTGAGGAGATGCCACCAGGATCTGCTGCAGCTCCAGTCCATCGTAAG AAACCCCTTATTGTCAGCGTTCCTCAAACCGACAGCTCATGGCATCTGGGTGAGATCctgaaaaaaaactttgattACAGCACCAATAACCTGCAGACCAAAATGGGCAACAGTATAATCAGCAAATCCTCTCTGGACCTGAGTTCACCTCCGACTGAGACCCTGAACAGGAGCCAGAGTCAGGCCAAT TTATTCGAAAGCTTCCCGATAACTCCGGCTCTAGCACTGATGAAAAAGCGAAATGACGAGGTCAAATCATCTCTTCTGAGGAACCCGAAGAATATCCAGCCGGCACCCAGAACAAGCAGTTTCAACTTAGGCTTTAAGAGGGACGGGTGGAAGTCTGCTTTTTTTAGAGGGCAGAACAATGAAGAGAACAATTGA